The proteins below come from a single Plasmodium sp. gorilla clade G2 genome assembly, chromosome: 13 genomic window:
- a CDS encoding actin-depolymerizing factor 2, whose amino-acid sequence MVSGVKVSDECVYEFNKLKIKHIHKYIIFRIENYEEVIVDFLEQDNSLKSYKDIIIDIRNNLKTTECRYIIADMPIPTPEGVLRNRIYFIFWSPDLAKSKEKMLYASSKEYLVRKINGIFKSLEITCDLEDFEDELKTIILNT is encoded by the exons atggtATCTGGAGTAAAGGTTTCAGACGAATGTGTTTATGAATTTAACAAACTAAAGATTAAGCATatacacaaatatattatatttcgtATAGAAAATTATGAAGAAGTTATTGTGGATTTTTTAGAACAAGATAATTCATTGAAATCTTATAAAGATATTATAATTGATATAaggaataatttaaaaacaaCTGAATGTAGATATATAATTgcag ATATGCCTATTCCTACACCTGAAGGTGTTTTAAGaaatagaatatattttattttttggtcACCTGACTTAGCTAAATCAAAAGAAAAGATGTTATACGCATCGTCTAAAGAATATCTTGTTCGTAAAATTAATGGTATTTTTAAAAGCTTAGAAATTACATGTGATCTAGAGGATTTTGAAGACGAATTgaaaacaataatattaaacacgtaa
- a CDS encoding iron-sulfur assembly protein, putative: MISGNINKYSHFAQKNGRIFNFFFTTYRKVTYCYKNNFQTSSILLKFPLRNKRYFTNNDNNINKLPLYWENAEDIADMLFEEYRNVDPLTLRFEQLENMIIDTVVKKNKRQLNGQCNEGVLENIQMNWLEKYNEEND; this comes from the coding sequence atgatatcaggaaatataaacaaatattcaCATTTTGCTCAAAAGAATGGTAGAATTTTTAACTTTTTCTTCACAACATATAGAAAAGTAACatattgttataaaaataatttccaGACTTCATcgattttattaaaatttccattaagaaataaaagatactttactaataatgataataatataaataaattaccCTTATATTGGGAAAACGCAGAAGATATAGCTGATATGCTTTTTGAGGAATACAGAAATGTAGATCCCCTAACGTTAAGATTTGAACAACTCGAAAACATGATAATAGACActgttgtaaaaaaaaataaacgaCAATTAAATGGACAGTGTAATGAAGGAGTTTTAGAAAATATTCAAATGAATTGgctagaaaaatataatgaagagAATGATTAA
- a CDS encoding cytochrome c oxidase subunit 2, putative: MFKFNSKLYFGLRNINQIINNKNVNCIKPNVLGNIPFKYKKYATVNKSDNSQKIKKTDDNSHTKNNHEHESHTKGFYHHIDHHHGDPRAHLNEDGTRKPEYDFNNFHWDDYWANTPKQNIVIVNGQKMIKGDETKPMEYLFNVSQQNMPFWARTRLNVWGNYNMVLKVEFLFFWIPTLIIFSIAIPCFTMLYMLDEIVHTTMTVKVIGRQWYWIYEVESPPDDDDNDE, encoded by the exons atgtttaaGTTTAAttctaaattatattttggtttaagaaatattaatcaaataattaataacaaaaatgtGAATTGTATAAAGCCAAATGTATTGGGTAATATTCCatttaaatacaaaaaatacgCAACAGTAAACAAAAGTGATAATAgtcagaaaataaaaaagactGATGATAATTcacatacaaaaaataacCATGAGCATGAATCACACACGAAAGgattttatcatcatatagATCATCATCATGGTGATCCACGTGCTCATTTAAATGAAGATGGTACAAGAAAACCAGAATatgattttaataattttcattGGGATGATTATTGGGCTAATACACCTAAACAAAATATTGTAATTGTAAATGGAcagaaaatgataaaaggTGATGAAACCAAACCAATGGAATACTTATTTAATGTTAGTCAACAGAATATGCCTTTTTGGGCAAGAACAAGATTAAATGTATGGGGAAACTATAATATGGTATTAAAAGtggaatttttatttttttggatTCCAACTCTTATCATTTTTAGTATTGCTATTCCATGTTTTACtatgttatatatgttaGATGAAATAGTTCACACAACTATGACTGTAAAGGTTATTGGAAGACAAtg gTATTGGATTTATGAAGTTGAATCACCTCCGGATGATGATGACAACGacgaataa